A region from the Cydia amplana chromosome 7, ilCydAmpl1.1, whole genome shotgun sequence genome encodes:
- the LOC134649490 gene encoding uncharacterized protein LOC134649490: MNQEKKLKEKLLQSAEVVKKKVKLIRDMKTTNDMALESVLKPITEPLNEMAKNNKKSTKNHFDKDYNGYFKNDYKMDDRGWKNSAKRLKFSPDSKISDSDSNNQTVMDNSVDLKREDIYDESDSTSNCSINSDESDKSNETSFKTSDSFSSPADNVEGQNISDNFENIPFGVRKERGKIMLGSHVVTINNKRLEINGRSYNLTPGLSELLFKKLPDLENITDEDKRNYKFLLLETNAHRRDFKPNKPIKSNKGRKYLQIIRPMFKFSKERLTSNESYTQGQGLPIMKKVCNDVSYVYWDDPNELVDRLKLLIASRDAGNTGLDNEIISIIEELHESGILNNI, translated from the coding sequence ATGAATCAAGAGAAAAAATTAAAGGAAAAGTTACTTCAGTCAGCTGAAGTTGTGAAGAAAAAGGTAAAGTTAATTCGTGATATGAAGACTACTAACGATATGGCATTGGAATCAGTTCTAAAGCCAATAACAGAACCTCTCAATGAAAtggctaaaaataataaaaaatctacCAAGAATCATTTTGATAAAGATTATAATGGTTATTTTAAGAATGATTACAAAATGGATGACCGTGGATGGAAAAACTCTGCAAAGCGGTTAAAATTTAGTCCTGATAGCAAAATAAGTGACAGTGATAGTAACAACCAAACTGTTATGGATAATTCTGTGGACTTAAAACGTGAAGATATATATGACGAAAGTGATAGCACTTCGAATTGTAGTATTAATAGTGATGAGTCAGATAAATCAAATGAGACCTCTTTTAAGACTTCTGATTCTTTTTCTTCTCCTGCAGACAATGTCGAGGGACAGAACATTTCCgataattttgaaaacattCCTTTTGGCGTGCGAAAAGAACGTGGTAAAATTATGCTTGGATCTCATGTGGTAACTATTAATAACAAAAgacttgaaattaacggacGTAGTTATAATTTAACCCCTGGCTTGAGTGAATTGCTATTTAAAAAATTAcctgatttagaaaatataactGATGAAGATAAACGTAATTACAAGTTTCTTCTCTTAGAAACAAACGCTCATAGACGTGATTTTAAGCCTAATAAACCCATAAAGAGTAACAAAGGTAGAAAATATCTGCAAATCATAAGGCCCATGTTTAAATTTTCAAAAGAGCGCTTAACTAGTAATGAGAGCTATACTCAGGGGCAAGGACTCCCGATTATGAAAAAAGTATGCAATGATGTTTCGTATGTTTATTGGGATGATCCAAATGAACTAGTTGATAGGTTAAAATTACTGATCGCATCCCGTGATGCTGGTAATACCGGCTTGGATAACGAAATAATTTCGATAATTGAAGAATTACATGAATCAGGTATACTGAATAATATATAA